One Oncorhynchus keta strain PuntledgeMale-10-30-2019 chromosome 34, Oket_V2, whole genome shotgun sequence genomic window, CAAGTGGTACCGTGTGCccagtctaggtccaaaaggctccttaacagcttctacctccaagccataagactgctgaactattaatcaaatggccacccggactatttacattgacccccctttgtttaacactgctactactctctgtttattatctatgcatagccactatACCTActtgtacaaatgacctcaactaaactgtacccctgcacattgactcggtaccggtaccccctgtatatagcctttttattttaattttatggTATTacttttaattgttttattttatttagtaaatattttctcaactctatttcttgaactgcactgtcagttaagggcttgtaagtaagcctttgacagtaaggtctacaactgttgtattctgtgcatgtgactcgtaaaattggatttgatttgaaaagtgtCAGTGCTCAACCTTAACAGGTGATGACAAGAAAACAGAACAGATTAATCGGAATGACATTTGCCCTCacaggtggccaaaaataactatctAAAAACCACACCCCTACTAAGTcacgcctccagtcttctggtCTGACGCGGTGGATCATAGCATCAACAACCCAACCTTTCTCTTTTAAAGAAAACAATGGGTTGTTTGTTacccaactggctgggtcaaaataacccaacatgtgttctgtccaatatttacccACATTGGGATGTTTTTAACCCAGCATTTTTTTAATAGTGTATAATAACAGAGAACACTGTAACAGGAAATTAGCTTAGAAAGGAAAACATACCTTTTCAATGTAATATATTCCTAAGGGAAAGAAAAGGCCTACGGAGATTTGCAAATTCCCAACTTGGATTTGTTTAAAGATCGAAATCTAAATACAAAGTGTTTATGAAAATGGTAGATCTGCTTCTAATAAATCCTGTTCCAGAGGCTGTGGGGATGGTTggccccctttcctgtttgtttTTGGGGTAATTAGGATCAGATTATTTTTTCAAATCATTAAAGTTACCTCTTTTTTCCTGTGCAAGTTATACTTTTAGTGCAAGACTTTACTCAGGTTTTCCACTGAGGGCAATTTACAGTCAACAGAAGTTGGCACTTTGAGTAATTGCTGCTTGGAAATAGCCAACTGAAACAACAAGCAGAAATGTTACACTGAAGTAGAATATAAAATAAGTCACATCTGGTAAAATAATGGTCAGGCTGGCTCTCAAAGGTAAAATAGCAGCTCTTGTTGATTTCTGTTTACAGGTAACTGTGAGTTTAGGATGTACTGCATTATAATCATACAGTTGATGATTCTGTGGGCTCCTCTGGTGGAGGGATGTCTGAAGGACCGACGTCTGCCACAGTCACCGACTCAGTTGCAGAGATGGACTGGCTGATCTCCCGCAGATAACTCTTTGTGATGTCCAGACACGAGCGCTTCAGGAGCTGGCGAACCTTCTTGCCCACCAACATGTAGAGGAGAGGGTTGACACAGCTGTTGAAAAAGGCTAAGCTAGTAGCAAGAGGAAAACCTGTCTTCAGAACAGTATGTAGAAACATTGAAGAGTGCATGGACAGCTCCATTAAACTAAAAGTATGGAACGGTGCCCAGCAAAAAAAGAAGGCCAGAATGACAGCGGAAACTGTTTTAGAGAAGCTGGATAGGCGCACAGAATCTTCAGACTGGTGGACTTTGATTGCCAGGAGAATTCCAGTCACGCAGATGGCACTGAAGGGCAGTAAGAAGCCCACTGCTGTACGCACTGCCACCAGCGTGATATGTCTCACAGCAGCTGTATGTCCATCATGGACATTGAAGTTGTTGAAGCACACCACCCTGCCATATATGCGCATAGTGTCACGGAATATCAGAGTAGGGTGGCTCAGTAGAGCagacaccccccacacacagccacacacgaTCCAGGCTCGCCGTATAGTGCGACACCTCTGAGACCAGCTAAGGTGGACCAATGAGACATACCTGTCGAGA contains:
- the cmklr2 gene encoding chemerin-like receptor 2 — translated: MEESSEDYDNYTYDYLEYGDLEKEKGGYSQKEAMHILSVIIYSISFVLGVTGNGIVIWVTAFKSKRTVNSIWLLNMAIADFVFVLFLPFSIDYVLRDFHWSFGLVMCKLNSFVSVMNMYASVLFLMILSLDRYVSLVHLSWSQRCRTIRRAWIVCGCVWGVSALLSHPTLIFRDTMRIYGRVVCFNNFNVHDGHTAAVRHITLVAVRTAVGFLLPFSAICVTGILLAIKVHQSEDSVRLSSFSKTVSAVILAFFFCWAPFHTFSLMELSMHSSMFLHTVLKTGFPLATSLAFFNSCVNPLLYMLVGKKVRQLLKRSCLDITKSYLREISQSISATESVTVADVGPSDIPPPEEPTESSTV